The region ATGAGCCAGGTGCCCGGGCCGAGGTAAGGTGTGTGCACCGGGCCAGGTTGCGGGGCGGGGAAGGGGCCAGGCCACGCCACGGCGGCGGCCACAATGAGGATTGGGGAGGGGGCTTTGGAGAGGGCTGCCACCATCCCTGGGGGCCTCACATAGGCGCAGCCCCTTCCCAGGCCGAGGCCACTGGGCCTCTGGCCCTGACAGGCCCTCCCACAGACCCCGATCCCAGCGCCGCCTGGTCGAAGCACGGTCCCCCCAGTAACTGGACCAGCGCTGAGGGTCGGCGCCCCCTGACCACAGCCCTGGCGCAGCAGCATTGCAGGCCTCCAGCCCACCAAGCTGGCTGAGGTCCTGGACTTCCTTCGTGCTCTGAGCTCCCCTCCCCAGCACCACGAGCCCCTGGGCCTGTGAGACAGGTGTTACAGTTACACTCCAGGACAAGCCATGCGGATGCGCGGCTGGGGGCTCTCTGCCCTGGACACCTGGGCTGGTGTGGAGCTGGCCATGTGCCTGGTTCTGGAGGGGTCGGGCCTTGGCCAAGGTTGGAGGGCCTCAGAAGGGGAACTGGGCACCCTGAGGCTTGCtggggaggggtctggcctccTGGGATTTGGGGGGAAGAGAGCCCCCACCCATCGCCCCAAGAGGGAAGAAGGCCTAGCTGTTGGAGCCTCAGGGAGCCCAGGGCCCAGTGGCCAATCCTCTAGCCCCTCCCGGCCTCTGCACAGGAACCCTTCCCTCCAAAAAGAGAGCAGATGGTGGAtgccgctttacctgcccactcgGTCAGTCCCCTACCGCTACCCGCCACCTCCCAGGCCCCTTCTTTCAGCCAACCCCTTTGAGAAGAGGCCTGGGTGGGACCCTGGGAGGGCCAAGGCCTGATGGAGACTTGCTGGCCTGGTAGGAGGCGGCCCTAGGGCTGGACCGGgagctgtggggaggagggagatccAAATCCCCGTCATAAACCTGGGCAGTGCAGGCGGCCTGTTCCGCTCCCAGGGGACCCCGGGACTCAGCTGCCCGCCGTCTCCACTCATCCTCGGCCAGGCCGGCCTCTCAGCACCTGTCGTGCTGGGCAGGCCCACTGGACAGGCGCTCCCCTCCAGCTCCTGTCCACTTCTGGAGCTCTGCAGTGAGTCCTCTCTCCCAGTGCAGTGAGAAAACAAACAGCCCTGAGGGCGGGGGACCTCGAGGCTGCCAGCCTGGGCCTGGGAAGCCTGTGCCGCTGACCCCCAGGGAGACTTTCACCCCAAGGTGGGGCACTGCTCGGTGACCCCATCTTGTCCCATGTGGGTGCTCCTTGCTGTGTCTCAGGGGGAGGAGCGGAGGTGGCAGTGAGGGAAGGCTCCGTGGGCTAAGTGGGTGGTTCAGCACCATCCCCGCCACTGACGAGGAGCCCCAGCCAGACCAGCCGGAGGGTGGGCTTGGGCCACACTTGGCTGGGAATAGGGGGAGGGTTCAAGGCAGCGACCCAGAGAAGCAGGCACTAGATGCCCCTAGCCTAGGCACtgggccggggggtggggagcggtGGCTCAGATCCTTTCAGAGGAGAAGAGCCAAGATGAGGCTTGGAGCCCAAGCCCATTCCCAAAAATGCCCAGTCCCATGTGGCTGAGCTGTCCTGGGCACGACCACAGGACTCGGTCTGATGAAGCGCCAATCCTGGTCTCTTTGGAGGCCATGTGCTCACTTCCTGGAGCCCCTAGTGCACGGGTGGGGCAGCCTGCACCCCAGAAGCATCTCTGTGCTGGGGGCGGGAAGGGAGCATTTTGCTGGCTCATGTGCAAAGTGGCAGGGATGTGAATGTGCCTGAGTCACGGGGCTTGTCATGGAGTTCGTCAGCCCGTGCTGTGTCCCCAGTCCCAAGCTACCCTGGTTGTCACCCCCGTCCCTGGGGCTGTCACCACACATCAACCTGATGTGAATTTCTCAGGCTGCCCATGCCCTGCCCAGCCGCACGGCCCTCAGTGGGCAGGGAGAAATGGTCAGTGCAGGTCCTGCTGGGGCCAGACCCCTCCAGCACTCCGGGAagcctgtgtcagacagagcatctgagatgaaggcagagatctcTGAGTTGGAAGCCATGAGGAGTTAGGGGTTTCCTGGGCATGAGCAGTCCCAAAAGAGGGTGTTCTGGGTGGGCATGCAGCTGGCAGCCTCTGGAGTGAGAGCAGGGGCACAACAGAGACAGTGCTGGGAGAGACCAGCAGCCCAAGGTCCCAGGCTGGGAGGGCACCAGGGACTAAACAAGTAGAACAGGGcacagaaaggagggaagggccTAGCATTGCCCTCTGCACCTCAGTGCCTAGTCTGATCTTTGGGAGTCAGACTGACtgggggtcctaggatcaaattccagctctgtgcAACCTCTAAAACTGTCCCCAACTCTCCCTTCCCCACGTGTGGTCAGGAAGTGTGTGAGGGGACCAGCAACAGCAGAGCGGCACTGGGAAAAGCAGGgcagctcctccctcccctctggcgcCTCCTGTGCCCTCTCTGGAGATGGCCAGGTTGTGGCGGATGGGCAGCCAGCCTCCCTACCGTGCAACCCCCAGAGTGGGGACTCAGCCAGAAAGGAGGTGTAAGCCATCCTCTTCCCAAGACTCTGACGACTTGCAAGGCCTACCACAGACCCCAGCGACCACCCTCACTGTGGACACTGGCCTCTGTCACAACCAGGATTAACAAACTGAGctacacgcccccccccccccatccacctgCCCTCTTCTGAATCTGGCCTGTCCTCCACCAAGCCTCCTGGGCACCTGGCAGCCACACCCCTTTCTGCATGACCCTGGTGACTGcccttcctcattcattcattcagcaagcagTAAGAGACCATTCAGCCACGGTGCTGCCTGTCTTCCAGAAGTCCCCAGCCAAGGGAAGAGACAGATGGGTTGACAGTAATGACTGAGACCCTGGAGATGCTTTTTCAGGGCTGGGGAGTCCCCCAGTGGGAGACAGGGGTGGTAATCACACTGAGGGGTGGAGGATAAGGAGCTGGCAGGATGAAGAAGCAGGGAGGCCTCCTGAGCAAACAGGGGGACCAGCATGTGCCcagacaaagagggagaggggagcaggaatAAGAACAGGGGGTCTGGCTGGGCTGCAGGTTCAAGGCTGGGGGGGAGCCAGAGGTGAAGGAAGCTGTAACGTCGACATGCTAGGGCTCGGGGCCCTGTGACTCAATGGCAAAAGAGGCAGCTCCTTTCAGAGCCTCAGCATGGACATCTGCAGACTGTCAGCTTGGAAGCCACCAAGTTCTGGAGTCCTCCCAGGAGACTTGAGCCCCCGCAGCCTATCCCAGGAGGACCTCCTCCAGAATTCCGCTCCACACGGAGGCACAACACACCACGGGCTGAGGCTCAGAATAGTGCAGGTTTGGCCATCTTTTTAAAACGCCTCTTTCCTAGCGTTAGCTCCTGGTGCTTATTTCTGAAGGAGGAGGCAGTCGGCGTCAGATTGGCAGCTGACGCTACCCCATCCTAACGAGAAACTCCAGGCAGGTCTTCTGAGCCTCACTGCGTGCAGCAGCAGGTACCAAAAGGGTTGGGATCTCACAGTCCCTCTGGCAGGGTGGGTGGGACTAGACAGAGGAGCACATgtcccagccccccgccccaagGGACCTCTTGTCTGACAGGAGGACCCATCGCTGACCACAAGCTCAGTTCTCTCCTAAAGCTCTGACCCCTGGACCAAGATGTGGCTGTTTCCAGCTTTGAACCACGGAGCAAGGGATTCTCAGGCTGGGTCAGTGAGGCTGGGGTGTGCCGCGGGAGCCCGGCAGGACCATGGACAAGGTCGGGGAGCAGCAGGGCGGCCTCCAGGAAGAGGCAGTTCCAATCCGGGGCACGGCAGAAGGGCTGACGGACTGGCAGGGCAGGGCCTGGCGGCCAGGATGTGGTGTGGGATAAAGGGCGGCCAGGCCTCGgacacctcccccctcccccgggctGAGGCCGTCCCCCGCCTGGCCCCTCCCGCCGCGGGCTCTCTCCGCGGGCTGGCTGGTTTTCACCAGCTCCACCCCGAGGCCTGAAGAGTGGGGATGGGACTGTGGGCGTGTGCAAATGTGAGCTCCGGTGGGGTGCGGGCAAAGAGCCCCGCAGACGCCCGGGGCATCCACGTGcatcccgccccccaccaccaccaacgCGGGCACTCCACGTGCACACCCGTGGCTGGGAGCATCTTTAACCTAAATCGGCTCCGCTCCGGAGTTAGTTCTCCCCTGGtgccgcctccgccgccgcctccgGATCCTGGCGGAGCGGGCGCCTTCTCGCCCCGCCCCGTCGCCCGCAGGGCCTCTCCCTGCCGAGCGGGGTTCGCCGGGCCcggccgccgccccgcccccaccagccGCTGTCCGCGGTGGAGCGCGCCCGGGCCTGCTCCGAGCACGCGCGCGGCGGCTGGCGGGGCGCTGTCCATGGTGCTGCGCTCCGCGGCCGAGCTCGCAGGAAGCGGCAGAGGCTGGGTGGGCGGCGCGCCCCGAGCCCTGAAATCGCGGCACCCCGATCCGGGGACGCAGAAGGTATTCACGCTGGGGCTGCCTCCCTGAGCCCAGCCAGCCCACAGGacagcctctcccctgctccctggaGTGGGGACCCGTCGTGGGCTTCCTCCTGTCCCTCCATGAGGCACTGCTGTTCCCCCATGGTCTCCTCCTCACGTACTAGTTTTAAGAGATCTGGGGCACCCCTCATGTCAGGCTGCACCCCCCACCTGCCACTGTGGGTCACCTGTAACTCCTTGGAGCCTCAGGCTCTACCTGAAAGTGAGGTTAACCGTGgtacccccaacacacacacacctgccttgGGGCTGGAACACATGATTATCCCAGTGGGTATTCAGCAAACGTTGTTACGAATGTCATGTTTCAGCCATCGTGAGGCTGCTGCTTTCCTGCGGTAAAGGGACAGCCAGAGTGGGGGAGCCTCCCCTAAGGAGGGCTGGCCTGGTGTGGATTGCCAGCTTGGGGTCTCATGGCTGCCAGAGCAGGAAGGCCTTTGGACCCAAAGCTGGGTTGGCAGCCATGAGGGCCCCGTGTTCCAGTAGACTCCTGGTCCCAGCCTAGATCTGCACCCCTCCCCCGATGTGGGATGCCAGCAAGGGTTGAGTCCAGGGCTTGAAGCCAGTGGGGGGCATGGTCCTGGGTAGAGCAGGACAGGGCaacccacttccctcccttccagtgGCTCCTGACCCCTTCCCCTAAGGTGGGCCATGGGGCTCAGAAGCAGCCTCTGGGCCACTTTCCAAATGCTCACTGTGAGCCATGAACTATGCTTAGCCCTTTTCACATGTTGTGCTGTGGGGGCGGATCATCCCTTCTCAGGCTTTAAAGCAAGGAAAAAGGAGGCTTGGAGCAAGGAAGTGGCTCACTGAGGCCACAGAGCCTGGCTGTGTGGCCCCGGAGACTGTGCCTGAGCCCCTGGGTGCAGTGCCTTTCGCTGGATGtctggagtgggggtgggcaggagaagATCTGGAATGTGGAGCAGATAGCGGCATGGTGAGGGTCCCGCTATCCCCCTCTCCAGGGCTGTCTGTGCTCCAAGCCGTTTGCCACCCATTCACAGCCTCAGAGGCCTGAGAGGGGAGTCATGGGGGGTGTCCAGTCCCACCTTGTGAGGAACTCTCTACAAATAGGCTTCCACAGCCAGCTCTGGTTCAAGCCTTGGCTCCGCCATTtatggtgaccttgggcaaacagTTCATGCTGCTTTGTTTTCCTCGTCTGTATAATGGGCCCAGTCCTCATAGCATCACCATCGATGGGTTGGATGGAGGATTAAAGAGACAGTACATGTCCAAGGCTCACTGTGCTGGCATCATGGTACAGCCTGCCCTTTCTGTGGGCAGATTATTGGGTAGATCCAATAGCCACCGAGATTCTCAGGGGCTGGTATTTGAGTCTCAGACATGTACTAGAACCACTCCAGAAAGCCAATGTGGCACCCCATAGTGGAGGAGCCTGAGACCACCCCAAACCATCTCCTTCCGTTTTGCAGTCCCTGCCCAGTAGAGGTAGGCATGGCAGGCACCGAGCGTGGGCACTGGGGTAGTAAAGGTGAAGGGGCAGTCATGAGCGAGcgtctttctgtgtctgtctctgcctgcctctcttttctcatctctaaaatgggaactGTAGTGCCTACATGGCCGAAAAAGTCTGTGAGTACAGGTGGAGCTCAGCGCACACACTAGGTACTCAGGGAATGTCCTGGTCATGAACAGCCCTGATTTCCTGCCGCTGCTCACAGTCAGGGAAGGAGTGACTTGGATTCAGGTCCTTTCTGTTGGGTGGTTCTGGGAGTGCCATGGGAGGACATGCGCGGGGATGGGGAGCCCAGCTCTCTTCCCGCAGCGACTCATTACACCCTCCCGGCCTTTGTCCGCAGACTGAGCGAGGAAGATGTCGAGCCCAGGTGTGGACGGCGACCCCAAGCCTCCATGCTTGCCTCGCAATGGCCTGGTGAAGCTGCCAGGCCAGCCCAACGGCCTGGGTGCAGCCAGTATCACCAAGGGCACACCAGCTGCCAAGAACCGCCcctgccagccccctcccccacctacccTCCCACCACCCAGCCTGGCTTCCCCACTGCCACGGGCTGCCCTGGCTGGGGGCCTGTGCCCCCCACCGGGGCTCCCCCTTGGTGGACCAGCCTCAGCCCCTGTTCCCGGGCCCCCAGTGGAGCGGCCACCACTGGCCACAGACGAAAAGATCCTCAACGGCCTCTTCTGGTACTTCTCGGCCTGTGAGAAGTGTGTGCTGGCCCAAGTGTGCAAGGCCTGGCGGCGTGTGCTCTACCAGCCCAAATTCTGGGCAGGCCTTACACCTGTGCTGCATGCCAAGGAGCTCTACAACGTGCTGCCTAGTGGCGAGAAGGAGTTTGTGAACCTGCAGGGCTTCGCTGTGCGTGGCTTTGAGGGTTTCTGCCTGGTTGGTGTCTCCGACCTGGACATCTGTGAGTTCATCGACAACTACGCCCTCTCCAAGAAGGGCGTCAAGGCCATGAGCCTCAAGCGCTCCACCATCACAGATGCAGGCCTGGAGGTGCGCCCCGCTGGGGGCCTGGAAGGGACAGGGATGGTGTGGGCAGGGCCAAGCGGCTGCAACTGAGCTGGCGTGTGTGTGCATGGCGGGGGGGGGTACCCCCAGAGGGGACTTGGGCGTACGAGGAGCAAAGTGGCTGAGGGAAGCGCCAGTGCTCTGAAGATTGTggctctgggggaagggaagcaggactAGTTAAGTGATTTGGGGGGGCCCAGtccaaaatgaaaatttcaagcCCCTTGTTCAAAGatgattaagaatttcaagacagccACACCAAAGCAATCGATCGATCCAGTGGGAGGCTCCCCTAAGCTCAGGGCCTATGTGCCTGTGAAACCCTTGGGTGGGGGACGCTGCAGGGGAGCAGGTGCACAGGTCAGAGCACCAGCTGCACAGGCAGCCCCTGCCCCCGGGGCCAGGATTCTAAGCTTCAAATCAGTAACACCAGCTCTGGTGCGGCCCTGAGCTCCCAGGTCCCCTGTGCTCTGCCTCTTAGAAGGGTGCCGTGATGGGACAAACCCACCACAAGGGGCACCTGTCACAGAGCAGCTTGATGCGTGTGTTACACGCGTCTACTTCCGGGAGCCCTGCTTCCTGCCCCGCAGCGGCCCCGCCAGCCTCACCGCACCCTCCGCCCACCCGCCCGCAGGTGATGTTGGAGCAGATGCAGGGCGTCGTGCGCCTCGAGCTGTCGGGCTGCAACGACTTCACCGAGGCGGGGCTGTGGTCCAGCCTGAGCGCCCGCATCACCTCCCTGAGCGTCAGCGACTGCATCAACGTGGCCGACGACGCCATTGCGGCCATCTCGCAGCTGCTGCCCAACCTGGCCGAGCTGAGCTTGCAGGCCTACCACGTGACGGACACGGCGCTGGCCTACTTCACGGCCCGCCAGGGCCACAGCACGCACACGCTGCGCCTGCTCTCCTGCTGGGAGATCACCAACCACGGCGTGGTCAACGTGGTGCACAGCCTGCCCAACCTCACCGCGCTCAGCCTCTCTGGCTGCTCCAAGGTCACTGACGACGGCGTGGAGCTTGTGGCGGAAAACCTGCGCAAGCTGCGCAGCCTTGACCTTTCGTGGTGCCCGCGCATCACCGACATGGCGCTGGAGTACGTGGCCTGCGACCtgcaccgcctggaggagctggTGCTGGACAGGTGCGCGCGTGCCCCACCCACGGGGCAGGTGGAGGGCACgaccggggcggggcggggcaagGCCAGCGAGAGCGTCTAAGCGGGGGAGCCTAGATTAATGGGCAGACCTATAGCTGGAGCGGCGCTGCGGAGCCACGGGGCGTGGGTTGAGGGGCCTAGAGTGCGCGGTAACTACCAGGCGCCAGGGTAGGGGCCCGGGCCTGGCGGGGGCAGGGCCGTGGCAAGGGAGGGGCTATCATAAGCCCTGCAGGAGGGGACGCCCCGGGAAAGGAGGAAGGGCTCGGAAATGACGGGCGGCGCGAGGTGATCTGAAGGCGGGCAGCGCCCCTCTCTCGCCCCCACAGGTGTGTGCGCATCACGGACACTGGCCTCAGCTACCTGTCCACCATGTCGTCCCTCCGCAGCCTCTACCTGCGATGGTGCTGCCAGGTACCGGCCTTCCCCGCCTCCAAAGACTGGGGAGTAGGCAAGGGGAGGTGGGGGACCCGGGCAAAGCCCCCGCCCAGACAACCCGCCGACCTGCtcccggccccctccctccccaccccgcggGCGACGTAGGCGGGGCTTAGGGGCTCCCCGGAGACCCCGCCGCCACTCCCCAGCTGCCTCCTGGCTCCTCCGGAAGCCGAGAAACCCCCGTTTCGGACCCCgcctcctgcccctccagcagCTCCCGGCCTCAAGGCCCAAGGCCTgtccccacagtgggctccccgCAGGCGCGAGCGGAGCTCCTTAACCCGCCCCGCCCTCCCGCCCAGGTGCAGGACTTCGGGCTGAAGCACCTCCTGGCCATGAGGAGTTTGCGTCTCTTGTCTCTGGCAGGTGAGGCCCCCACCACCCCGTCCCCGACTTACCCCGACTCCGCCAGCCCTGCCGGGCCCCTCTCGCTGTGTCCCACCTGGAGCCGAGTCCCGGGGTCCCAGGGCCGGGGCCGCACGGAGACGCCGGACGAGCCCCGCCCCTCGCGGTGCGCTCGGGCCCCGCGCGCTCAGACGCCGCCCCGCCTCCCGCCCCTGCAGGCTGCCCGCTGCTGACCGCCACCGGGCTGTCGGGCCTGGTGCAGctgcaggagctggaggagctggAGCTGACCAACTGCCCCGGGGCCACCCCCGAGCTCTTCAAGTACTTCTCGCAGCACCTGCCCCGCTGTCTCGTCATCGAGTAGCGCGGGCCTCCCCGCGCCGGGAGCAGGAAGCCGCCACGCTCCGGGCGGGGACACCTTCTCCCGGCCCTGCCCTGGGGGAGCCCTCGCGCCCCCGGCCCAGCGCGGGAGGCAGGGCGAACCCAGTGAaagcccccgccccgcgcccctccTGGCCCCGCCCGGGCCagggggggggcggcgggcgggcccAGCcccacgcacgcacgcacactcGGGGACTCTGTGCATGCCCCTCGTGCCCGCACTGCACGCCCGCCCTCCGCCGCACCACAGCCGCCTCCATCTTTCGTCGACCCtctgggggggaggcaggggccgGCTCGGTCCTGGGGGGCGCTTTGAGCTCTCCTGACAGCCCCCCCTTACCGCCTTCCCCGCCACACCCCGCTCTGTCTCCCCCGCTGTCCCCCCATCTCGGGCAGGGCCCAGAGGGATTGAGGGGAGCTGGGTCCCCCAGGACACAGGGGCCAGAAGAGCCCCAAGGGCTTCCCGCATTTCCACTGCACCGCGCCTGGAGCCCTCGGAGGGGTGCGAGGGGGAACAGGCCACCGCCAAAGCCATGGCCCGCCAAGGAGCCCAAGTCCCCCCCTGCCCTTGCCCCACTTCATGCCAGCCCCACCCAAGAGACCTCCCCTTTTTCCTTGCCGCTGTAGGAGGCAGCCCCCTGCCCGCCCCATCCCCACCTGCAGGCCTACAGGTCCTTGGGCCAGCCTAGGGAAGAACTGTGTTTGAGGGAGGGACAGACTGGCTGACGATCTTGCTATCATCAACGTCAACCAAGCCGGCTGTAGCTTACCTCAacctcggggtgggggggatacAACCACCTTGACCGACCACAAGCTGGAGCGACCCTCAGGCCCGGCAGGCCTTGCACGTAGTCCTGATGGACCCCAACCACAGCCCCTGTAGCCAGCCAGGCCCAGCCTCCTCAGCGCCACACTGTACCCCCGGGGGGTCTCCATCAGGTGGAGGCTGGACAAGTGGGCCCTGGCCAAGGCCCAGCCAGCAAGTCCAGTCTTAACAAGTGGCCAACACACCCCCAGCACCCAGCGGAGGGAGGACGCCTTTctagctgcccccctcccctccccagcttccCAAACCTCCGCCTGCCCGGGTGGGCTCTAGCCGTGTTCTGTCCAGTCCCAAGACACATGCGAGCCCTGGGGGGACGCTGGCACATCTTGGCAATTgctgaggagggggctgggaCCCCTTCCCATCCCAACCTTGAGCCCCAGGAAGTACGGTGCCCACACCCAATCTTGGGACCCCCCCCCATCTGGTTGGAAGAAAGTAACCAGTTTCCAGAGagccagagagtgagagagagagcgagagagcgagcgagagcgtGCGAGCGAGAGACGCTGTTGAAGCAGAGAAAGTTCAACAGCCCAAAGATTTCCCTGTCCTGGAGTGCCCTCGGGAGGCTCCGGGGCTGAGGTGGTCAGGAGCCAGTTTCTTCAGCCCCTCCTCCGCACAGCTCCCTagtggggaggaggcagctgTCCGTTTGTCCAAAGTATTATTGCAACTGCAACGACTGTAGGAGGAAAAAttcaggggagagaggaaaacaaacaaaaccaacccaccccgaaaatcattttcttattgtACATAACGACCTCATTCTCCTGTATATGCGGAAGATATAACCTTATATTTGGTAAGTGTTTCTTGTGCTATTTTATCACGTGAcctgtttataaaaatatatattaaaaaagttgTAAAAACACGTGTCCGAGTTTGGAGGTCGTCAGACCAGGCGGGGGAGGGTGTGTCCGCGCGGGCGGTCCCAGGCTCGGGATTCCCCGCGGACTGACTGGGTCTTTGAACACGCACAGGCCCGGGCCCCGGGCAGGAAGCACAGCCGGGACCGAGGAGACGGTCCCTCACCTTTCCGGGCTTTGATGCAGCGGTCACGCACGAAGCGTCCACCTCGGGACACCCCGGGCCTCGGGCGTCCGGCTGGCTCAGCCGCGACCCGGTCGTGGGggacgcccctcccccacccccgccgcgcGCTCCCCCCAGACGGAAAGGGACCTAGTCCGGCCGCCGGGAGGGCAGAAGCGCGCCCTGCTCGTGCGCCCGGGACCAGAGCTCGCCCCGCGGGGCAGGGACGCCGCGGGGCAGGGACGCCGCGGGGCAGAGCCGAGCCACGCCGGGGCAGGGAGGCTCCGGAACGcgcgcggggggcgcggggggcaGGGCCCGCCGGCCCGGAGTCTGCGGAGACGCCGCAGCCGCGAGCCCCGCCGGAGCAAGGGGCCAGCCGCGTGCGCGCGACAGACAGCAGGACCCGAGGCCGAGCGCCGCGGAGACGCCCTGCTGCGggcgcgggccccggggaggccgcaGGAAGCGGGCccggagcggcggcggcggcgggggtcCCGGGGAGACGGCTGGAGGGACGCGGGGCCCGTCAGGGGGGCTGGACCTGCGGCGCAGTCGGGCACGAGCAAGAGAACTCTGTGGCAAAAAGACCGGCCGCTGAGGCGGGACCGGGGGAGCCCAGGGCAGCGCCTCTACCTCCGTTCGGGTCGCTGCCTCCGCGAGCTCGGCTCCCCGCCCCGGAACGTTTGCGGCGCGGGGGCCCGCTTCCGGTGGGAGGCGGGCAAGACGGGGCCACTTCCGGCGAGCCGGCGCCGGGGGACAGGAAAGCGAAGGGCTGCTTCCGGCGCGGCGGTTCCGGCCAGGCCCTGCCCGGCAATTTCAGGAGACGGTGGTGGTGGTCGCGGAGCGCGAGGCTTCTCCAAGCCCCCTGGCCGCGGTGCCGCTGCCTCCGCTCCCCCGCGCGCGCCGCCGGCCTCCGGCCAGGGCCCTCACGTTCCCGAACGGCTCGGTCCTTGGCGTCCGTGTGCGTCCCCCGCGCCCCTCGGTCCCTCCCGGGAGGCCCCGGACGCAGCGTGTGGGCCGCGGGAACTCCCTCGCTTCCTTGCGGGGACTGACGGCCCGAAAGACCAGGCATCGCCCCGATCCGACTGCTGGGGGCATGGagcgctggcccgggctgggacgGACCGGGTAGGGGCTCCCCGGACGGCCGAGCTGCGCGACGGCGATGTCTCCTCCGCACTGAGGGGCAGCCCGCTGTTGTGGACGG is a window of Meles meles chromosome 21, mMelMel3.1 paternal haplotype, whole genome shotgun sequence DNA encoding:
- the FBXL16 gene encoding F-box/LRR-repeat protein 16, with product MSSPGVDGDPKPPCLPRNGLVKLPGQPNGLGAASITKGTPAAKNRPCQPPPPPTLPPPSLASPLPRAALAGGLCPPPGLPLGGPASAPVPGPPVERPPLATDEKILNGLFWYFSACEKCVLAQVCKAWRRVLYQPKFWAGLTPVLHAKELYNVLPSGEKEFVNLQGFAVRGFEGFCLVGVSDLDICEFIDNYALSKKGVKAMSLKRSTITDAGLEVMLEQMQGVVRLELSGCNDFTEAGLWSSLSARITSLSVSDCINVADDAIAAISQLLPNLAELSLQAYHVTDTALAYFTARQGHSTHTLRLLSCWEITNHGVVNVVHSLPNLTALSLSGCSKVTDDGVELVAENLRKLRSLDLSWCPRITDMALEYVACDLHRLEELVLDRCVRITDTGLSYLSTMSSLRSLYLRWCCQVQDFGLKHLLAMRSLRLLSLAGCPLLTATGLSGLVQLQELEELELTNCPGATPELFKYFSQHLPRCLVIE